TGTGGCCAAGGCCCTGGTGTCCATGCGGGGGCTGCCCTGACTCTGTGTCCCCACAGAGGATCAGCGGTCGAGCGCGGGCAGGCAGTCAGCCTACCAGACAGTGCTGGTGCGCATGGGAGgcctcttcatcctcctcctcaccgTGGGCCGCTGGACCGACATACTCCACATCTTCCTCTCGCTGCTGGGTGAGCTCTGGTGCCTGCTCCACACCGGTGTCCTGCTGGAAGCGTGCCGGCAGCAGGTGAGTGCCCCCGGCGCAGCCCTGAGGCCACGGGGAGGATCTGGCGCCCACCTTTCCACTTCTGTCCTCTCTGTTTGCCACAGGATTTTGCCCAGCAGCATCGACCAACGTCAGGATCGTCCTGAGGTGTAAGCGGGGATGAGGAGCTCGGAGCAGCTCCCTAAATCCTCCCCACTGTGCTGGAGAGCCCctatggggacacaggggaAGGGGCTCCTGGAAGGTGCTGGATCTCATCCCCCTGGATGCGGGGATGCTTGCACGGCCCCTGGCTGTTGAGGGACCCCCCCAAGGTTGTGATTGGGATGGGGGTCGTCTCCCTTGTCCCGCTGTGGGATGTGGGGTGCAGGCGGATGCCCTCATCCTCAGGGGCTGCCAGGCTGCACCGCCAAGGTGCAGGAACCTCTGGAGCTTTATAaatcatggaaaataaaagtgttttattCCCAGCAAATGCCTGGGCAGAGCGAGCTGGAGTCCCGTTGTGCTGGGGTCTGGGTCGGGGACAGCCAGAGCACAGCTTTCTGGAGGGGAtgagtgctgcagctgctccctgcgAAGGGGAACAGAGGCAGAGGGGTGCCCCCAAACCCTGAACCgtttctgctgtgctggagagcaCCCCGCCCTGTGCTGGTGGGTGCAGGGTGTGGAGAATGAGGGTGTATGGGGGCACATGGGGAATCCTGGTGGTGTGGGACGTCACGGGAGGTCTATAGGGTCACGGGATAGGCGTGCGTGGGACACCCCCAAGCAGACGGTGGCACCCTGAGGACGTTTGGGGCAGCTGGTGGGGGCTATGGGGCCGCctgccgggggggggggggccgtggggcaggaaggggggaggaggaggaggagggaggggagggaggaaggggcgGTGATGCCGCGGCTCTgcccccccgctgcccccgccGCGCCGGGCAGGGCGCGCCCGCGGAGCGCACGGAGGGACCCGCAGCGCTGCCCAGGTAGGGTCTGGGACAGACACAGGGACAGCGGGCACCCCGGGGGACACGGCGCTGCGGGGCCACCCCTGGGCTGGTGACGCTTCTTCGGAGCAGGGTCCCCACCCTTACCCCAGGTAGGGGACAGGAGACATCTCCAGGTACGGGGTTGGGGACATCCCCCGTGGGGACTGGGACACCCCAGGGTGGTACACGGGACTCTGCAGAGGAGGGGATAAGGGCGGCGGAGAACTGTCCTGGGATGGGACAGAGTACCCCAGAAGCACCCCCAGGGAGGGGGACGGGGGTCCCAGGTAGGGGAGAGGACACAGGGGCCACCGCCACAGCCCCCACAGCATTCTCCGAGGTCTAGGGGGGAaaggaggggcagctgggggagAGGGTGTAGGAGAGCCTCCTCCCACCCCAATTTGGGGAGGGGTGCCTCATAAGCAGCCCTCACCCCACTGAACCCACCCCCTCTGGCACCCAAGATTTTGGGGTGACTCTCACATGATaccacagccccatcccagcgCAGCCACAGCCACCCCAAAACAGGAAGGCGCTGCCCTCCTTTGTGCGGGCCCCCCACAAAAAGCAGAGTGCAGACCCCAGCACTGCCGCCCTCCAGCTTTAGCCACCCTGGTGGGCGGCagtggggcagccatggggccgCTGGCGGCTCGGCTGCCCCAGCACAAAGAGGAATGCGGCGAGCACATGGTTCACATTAGCCCTgcagattgattttttttttccccttattttccGCGGGGAGCAGGTGAAGGTTTGCGTGCTGGGCGAGGGCTGGCAGCGCCGGGACCCGTTTGGGTTCTGCcggcggggagggagggagcgcAGCCACTCCAgattctcctttttcctcccttttctttgaGTCAGAGGCtgaagtcagcagtgtgcccatcCCACAGCGATTTCCCCACTGCAGAGGATGTGGGGATGCCTGTGAGCAGGATTTAGGGGAGCGGAGCTGCCCTGCGCTGAGTACGGAGTGCTGCACGAGAGTGGGCAACTCACCCCACAGGTattgctctgcagccctgcagggatggaTCCAGCGATGGATGAAGCCTGGGGTCCCCCCGGAGctgtttggggggggggggcacagggagGAAGCAGATCCTGGCTGCTTTTCCCattgctgagcacagccctttTCCTTCCCGAGCGGGGTCAGCCGGGGTCGGGCGCATCCTGCCTGCACGGTGGCCACTGTGCACTCTTACAACCCCATTTTGCACAGGCAAGGTGGGTTCCTCCCACTGTTTGATCTCAGGTGGGGTCAataagagaggaagagaagagggtTACAATGCGTGCAGAAGGCTGGGGTTGGTAAGGAATGCTTGGGAGAAAATGGGGGATTTCAGGGGCTGCtcgtgctgcctgcagccaggcgCTCTCCGGGTGCCCTCGCCCCACCAGGCACGAGGCCGTTTATTGCCGTGACGTGGGGCGGGGATGCCCGTTCCTTATTGCCTATccaggaaggggaagaggaggcgGGTTGAGGCCGAAGGACAGCAGCCGCCACAGGCACACCGCACTGCTGGGGCACCGgcacatttctttctgctttcttcttttcttttttccttattttttctccccGAAAACCCCAGCCCATgtccagcccctctgctgttTCCGCGATGCTGCCCAGGAAAGCGGAGAAGAGGATGGCTTCATCCGTCTTCATCACCCTGGCATCCCCACGGAGGGAGGCGGCCCCCAGGGAGCACCCCCACGCAGGGGTGGCACCATCTGTCCCTGAGACCACCCCTCGCCCCCAGATGACCCCGGCGCTGCCCAACGGAGGTGAGGAGTGACACTGAGGCACTGCGTGCGAGGACGGTCCTGGTGCTGAGGAGATGCTTTACAAAAGGATGTGGGTGCCAGCAGAGGGGAGGGTGCTTTCTGAGGGTCGTTCCCCAAATCCCCACACCCAGCGTGGGATGGATCCAGGTGCCAGGAAAGGGTGATGTTTGCTCTCCATCGCACGGTGCTTATCAGCGTTTGCTTTTGGGGCTGGTCGGTGGTGAGCGTTGCTGCAAAGCTGTCGGGGCGTTATTGCAGAGGGAGGGCCAGGGCTGGGAATGGCAGTGCCCTCCCAACGCTTTGTGCCTGGcctttgctgcagaaatctGCGCTCGGTCCCCAGCAGTGCCTTCATCCCCACCTGCTCTCATCCTCTCCGAAGCACCCCAGCCCCTCTCTGTGGAGGCActggctccagcactgcagcagctggacCTCGCGGCACCCGCCACGCTGCAGGTCAGGACCATGGGtatgcctcagtttcctcaaGGAAATCCTCAAGGGCTCAAATATAACGTGCGTTTTCCTCCTGCTCGCCAggctcctttccccttccctgctgAACTGAGGCCACCCCAAGTTTGCCAGGAGCAAGCAGACAAGCCGCAGTGGCGGGATGCAAACGGGCACCTGGAGAGGGACAGTTCCCGAGGTAAGCACACAGGCCCTGGCTGCAGTTGTCCCCGAATGGGGCCACCaaggcagctccctgccccgcTCCCTTCCCGCAGACATCTGCGCCTTCTGCCACAAAGCCGTGGGCCCACGGGAGCCAACGGTGGAGGCGATGCGGAAGCAGTATCACGCCGACTGCTTCACCTGCCGGACCTGCCAGCGACGCCTGGCTGGCCAGCGCTACTACCAGAGGGACGGCCGCCCCACCTGCGATGCCTGCTACCAGGTACGGGGATGTCGGGGACAGCGGAGAGCAATGGCATGCGGGGAGCAATGATATCTTGTGTGTCCCCTTCCCACCTCCAGGCCACGCTGGAGAAATGCGCCAAGTGCCAGGGGCTGATCACAGAGCGCATCGTGCGTGCCATGGGCAAGGGCTTCCACCCCGGCTGCTTTGCCTGCGCTGCCTGCGGCCGGGCCATCGGTGCCGAGAGCTTTGCGGTGGACGAGCAGGGCAAGGTGTACTGCGTGGCCGACTTCTACAGGTGGGGCAGTACCCAGCAGGGGGGTTCAGCTGATACCTGTCACCCCGTGGGTCTCACGTCACCCCCATTTTATCCCACCAAGGAAATTTGCCCCAGTGTGTGGTGCCTGCAAGCGCCCCATCATCCCTGATGAGGACACCTACAAGATTGAGTGCCTGGGACGTAGCTTCCACGAGAGCTGCTACCGCTGTGAGGTACGGCCCCAAAACCAAAGTGTCGTCCCAGTGCGTCACAAAGTACCCGGGCTTGGCGGCAGGCACAAAGCATGGGTTGGTGGCGAGGTGCAGGGGTGCAGCAGCGCAGTGtcctgcacacagcatggcgcagggctgcaggagagccCTACACGTGGCTGCGCTGTTCGCAGAGCTGCGGGACGCCGCTGTCTCCAGAGCCGACAGAGGACGGGTGCTACCCGCTGGGCCACCACCTCCTCTGCAAAGCCTGCCACATCTGCCGGCGGAACGAGTCGTGCTGCTGAACCACCAGCCCTGAGACAGGGACACACGGCCGGGATGTACCCACCGAGAGCAGCGGGACCGGCGCTTCATCCCCAAAATGTGCCGGGACCCCATCCCACACAGCTCAGCCTCTTGCAGCCGCACATCACAAGCAGAAAAGGCCCTGGCAGAGCAGCGGTGGTGGATGAGCTGagggtttgtttgctttttattttattttttttttaaatccttttttgtGTCTGGTTtgatttcttcagtgtttttctttcttctcaagCTTTCTTGGGGTTTCGTGTAAACATTTCTCTCTGCGGtgatgcagagagcagcactgatTTAGCTCCTTGTCATTACATAAAACCCCGAGCTAAAAATGCCGTCTCTTTCATCCGCCCGTTTCCTGCGTCCCAAACTTAAAGAAggcaagtttaaaaaaaaaaggaagaagccaCATTAGGACCTCGTGGGTCACCACGGGTGGCAGGAGGCTGGGCACAGCTTGCTTGGGCTGCTGGCGGATAACATGGCTGGGATGGGCTGGGATGCGGAGATTCGGCAGCCGGGAGAGCAGGGGGTCCGCtgtggggccgggctgggggtTCTACAGCGTGCCCGGTGCTGATGAAGGGCGCGTGGCGTTTCTTTGCTCTGTCACACAAGTCCCTGGGCCGGCAGAGGGCACCCGGAGCACAAATTCCTCCATCAGGTGGAAAAACTCTGCCTGAATTCTGTCTTCTGTACACGGCAGTGCCAGTACTGATGCTTAGGTTTTGCGTCTTATCCAAGATACTACTACTCCACCAGCAGAAGCTTTCTGACTTTCTTTTGATCCACGGTatgaaaaacaggcagaaatgaaaacttttctcTGTTCACCCGTGTGAGCGGTGCCACCTGCACTCATCGGTTTTGCTTGTGAATATATTGCCAACCAGACAGAAAAAGGGGTTTCCCTTTCAACCGAAAGCATTTATAAAGCCACAATACAAGTGGAGAAAATAACAAGAGCATGAGTCAATATTTAATGCTTccctgatggaaaaaaaaaaggaagatgtttaaaaaaaaaaaggcaccaaCAAACCAGCAGACAAATGTTTCTAGGTCACATTGCGCAGTCTCCCCAGCACACACTGTATTTATGAATGAAAGGGTTAATGTATGGGTAATGTATGGATTAATCACAGCAACCCCCCAAATGCTTCCTGCTGTCTCTCCCCATCTACAAAGCCTATTATTCGTGTTGGTAATGTGCGTCTGCAGCCATCAAGCAGGGCACAACTCGCTGTAAGCTATTTGTAAATAAGATGCTCGTGTAAAGCTGTGGTGTTTCCTGGAGCCGGGGCGCTCATGTATAGAGGTGGCTTTGGTTCATCTGGGGACGTGTCCCACGCCTGGAAGTCCTGTGCCTGAAGTCATTCCCAAAGCCTTGCACTCTATGGGGAAATCCAGGcatggaaaatttaaaaaaaaaaaaaaaaaaaagtggccaAAGCACTGCAGGAGTGGGGAAAGGAAGTGCCAGACAGCAGAGGATTTCCCCCTTTTTGCAATATGGATATTTTCCAGGTGGGATTTTCAGGGAGGAGGGAAACAGCGAAGCAGAGCAGTGGTTTAGATGCGTTGGTGCATTGCTGAACCCTCTGTGCAGCGCTTCTGGATAGTGAAAGCAGGGAGGGGTTGGGTACTTCCCCACAGGGCACGGCAGGGTGCTCTGCTGGCACTGCGCTGTGGTGGTTTTTGGCCAGAGGTGGGCAGGGAATGGCTTTTATCGACACAAAGCCTTGGAGGTGATTctggcagggagaggagcaggacGAAGTGCAGCTGGAGGGTTCAAAGGGTTGCAGAAGTGGTTGGATttggcaatttttttccaggagtGGAGGATGACAGGGGTGTACAGATAGGGAAGTAAACTGATAAAGGCTCATCCGAGCTGCTTTCTGTGCGGGTAAGGGGAGAAGCATTGTGAGCTGGGGCCTGGGGAGTGCTGCTGAGCCTGGAAAGCATGACCCTGTGTTTACCTCTGGGTGGATATCGAGGAATTGTGCTGTACGTCTGGCCCCGTCAAGTCCTGGGGGTCCCATTCTGCTGCTGAGCATGTAGACACCAACTGCGACAACTCAGCCCATCCTTGGGCTCCTCACCCCACTGCAAACAATTTTGCAAGGGGAAAAAGTTGAAAGTCCACCTCCTTACACAACACCAATGTGCCCAGGTCTGCcagcaaaaacacaaagcacacCCACAGCAATGCAAAGCTCATTCTCTACCCCCAAGAGCCCTGTAGAGCCCCCCAGATCACCTGGAGGTGCAAAACCTGCTGAGGTCTTGCGTCGTCTTGCAGTGGAGGTGCAAAAGGGCAAGGAGCAGTGCCTGCGCAACGCCCTGGGCTGCTGCAATCAGCCTGTCCTTTCTTGCAATCCCTCTTGGCAGGCCAAGGCGAGCAGGGAGGGCCCTCTCACATAGGCTGGCTGCTCTCCAAGGAGaagcaaatgcaaatatttcttcactttgGGTTGGGTGCGGCCTGGGGATAAAATTTCCCTGGTCTTTCCCAGAGAAGGCATCGGATACCATGCCCTGCTCCCAGGAACCTGAGAATGTAggacaaaaaaacacaaaggttATCTTTCTTGCAACTCTAGGGCTGTTAAAAGGAGCTGACAGGCACAACTGTACTATTTTTAAATCGGCGATCAAGGTTTTGCTTCGTAGCAAAAAAGGCCTTTTGCAGGTTTCACTTGCAAGCTGAAGATTTTGGTGCAGCATAAGCAAGACTGTAAAGGGAAACGGGTTGGAAACGGCCCCATCAGCCGTGAGAAATGTGAAAAGCAGGCAGTGGACTGAGGGAGAGCTGAGCCGGATTCCTAGCATGCCTTCCCTCTGCCATCACCGCCTCGGAGGTGAAAGCTGCTGGGGAGCGGAGAGCAGGAGCCAGCACTGCGCaagatggggaaactgaggctgGAGCAGTTGAGAAGGGAGAAGGATCAATGCCgacagtgctttgtttttcttttgaaacggagggagagctggaggaaaccttttttttttcccctttggttGACCTGAATTAAATTGTGAGCCTATCCCAGCTGGCTTGCTGCAGTGTTGTCCTTTCTGGCAGAGCATTCAGACCCGTTTTCTGCACTTCCCTGCGCTCAACAGAACCTAAaagccagcagctctcctgaAATGTGCTCTGGTTAAGGGAGAGGGTTGGAAAGCAGCTGGAATTGTTCTCGGTTAAAAATAAGCGGAGCAGCGCGAGCCCTGAAATTCTCCAGCTTTGTGATTTGGAGTATAGccaggatgaaaaaaagaaaaagaaaaaagaaaaaacccaacaaaaataacaatgtGCTATTGTCCTTTTATCCAGAGATCTGTTTACAGAGGATCCCACAGCAGGACCAAGCTGGATGGTCACCTCGATATGCAGCACTGGGGGGTTATTTTTAACGCAGTGTTTTCCATAcaccaggcaaaaaaaaaaaaaaaaaaaaaaaatcgatgCAGCTCGTTATGCAAGCGTTGTTACCAGGCTGCAAATTACATGCTGggttatgaaaataaataaataaggaaaaaaaaaaatcacccaacCCACcctatttctgaaaatagaCACAAGGGAGCTCTGACAGATCTATCCCAGCGCATCAGTGGGGATGACAGCATCCTACAGCCCCATTTTTCCAGATGCAATTAAGGATTTCTGCCCAGATCTGACTTGGAGcagcttattttcttctttattttgctgAGGTGTTGATTGGAGCCCATAGGTGTATGtggctttatttaaaaaatatttatacagaaaaagGCAGGAGGTGTCTGTCTGCCAGGGAAGCTCACGGACCTCGGACATTTATCACTGGAGCAAAGGCCGGGGGGAATATCTCCTGAAATTAAATAGATCCCTTAATTCTGTGTAAGGTTAAACTTTCCCTCACAGACTTCATCTCCTTTATGCTAGTGGCTGCACCCATGGTGCTGAGGCGACCTTATCCCCTTTCCCCGACCCTTCTGTAAGAACACCACGTAACCTCCTCattttgtgaaggaaaaaataaaaggagggggaggggggttgggtgtaaaaatgagaaaacggaggatgttttcttcacagaaaggggagggggaggcaggCGGCCATGCGGCACAGCGCCGCCCGCGGTACTGCAGGGCCCCGCCCGCTGCTCGCTTCACAAAATGGCGCCCGGCGGGGCCGCGGCGAGAGGCGCTGAGGCGACAAAATGGCGGCGGGCGGACAGCGCGGGAAGGGCCCGCGGCGCCCTCAGGGCCCCTCGTTTCCCCCCAGTC
The sequence above is a segment of the Numida meleagris isolate 19003 breed g44 Domestic line chromosome 20, NumMel1.0, whole genome shotgun sequence genome. Coding sequences within it:
- the FBLIM1 gene encoding filamin-binding LIM protein 1 → MSSPSAVSAMLPRKAEKRMASSVFITLASPRREAAPREHPHAGVAPSVPETTPRPQMTPALPNGEICARSPAVPSSPPALILSEAPQPLSVEALAPALQQLDLAAPATLQAPFPFPAELRPPQVCQEQADKPQWRDANGHLERDSSRDICAFCHKAVGPREPTVEAMRKQYHADCFTCRTCQRRLAGQRYYQRDGRPTCDACYQATLEKCAKCQGLITERIVRAMGKGFHPGCFACAACGRAIGAESFAVDEQGKVYCVADFYRKFAPVCGACKRPIIPDEDTYKIECLGRSFHESCYRCESCGTPLSPEPTEDGCYPLGHHLLCKACHICRRNESCC